The Nitrospiraceae bacterium genome has a window encoding:
- the thiD gene encoding bifunctional hydroxymethylpyrimidine kinase/phosphomethylpyrimidine kinase, translated as MIKQVLTIAGSDSGGGAGIQADIKSISANGCYAMSVITSVTAQNTEEVTDVFDLPVSSVAAQLDAVFDDFDIAAVKTGMLATTETIRTVVRLLRPQNVRNLVVDPVMISKSGRNLLKPDAVDTLKKELFPLALMITPNIHEAQQLSGIEIASLADARRAAKILHQFGAAYVLIKGGHLSSDRGTDLLYDGRFFNIFKGEFIDTPHTHGTGCTFASAIAAHLARGKSVPDAVQTAKTYLTEAIRHGLAIGHGKGPTNHFYFLAQG; from the coding sequence ATGATCAAACAAGTGCTGACGATTGCAGGATCCGACTCCGGCGGCGGCGCCGGAATTCAAGCCGACATCAAGTCAATTTCCGCCAACGGCTGCTATGCCATGTCGGTCATCACCTCGGTCACCGCACAGAATACGGAAGAGGTCACCGACGTGTTCGACCTGCCCGTGTCGAGCGTGGCCGCCCAACTTGACGCCGTCTTCGATGATTTCGATATCGCCGCCGTGAAGACCGGCATGCTCGCCACGACGGAAACCATTAGAACCGTGGTGCGGCTCCTGAGGCCGCAGAACGTTCGGAATCTCGTGGTGGACCCGGTCATGATCTCCAAGAGCGGCCGCAACCTTTTGAAGCCCGATGCCGTCGACACACTGAAGAAGGAACTGTTCCCGCTGGCCCTCATGATCACGCCCAATATTCATGAAGCCCAACAATTGTCCGGCATCGAGATCGCCTCCCTTGCCGATGCCCGGCGCGCCGCAAAGATCCTGCATCAGTTCGGCGCCGCCTACGTGCTGATCAAGGGCGGACATTTGTCCTCGGACCGTGGCACCGACCTGTTGTACGACGGCCGTTTCTTCAACATCTTCAAGGGTGAGTTCATCGACACGCCGCACACCCACGGCACCGGATGCACTTTTGCCTCCGCCATTGCCGCACACCTGGCGAGGGGCAAATCGGTTCCGGACGCAGTCCAAACTGCCAAGACCTATCTGACGGAAGCCATCAGACACGGCCTGGCGATCGGACATGGCAAAGGACCGACGAATCACTTTTATTTTCTCGCACAGGGTTGA
- a CDS encoding alpha/beta fold hydrolase, protein MEEAFSFTDSSGHRVSAILTAPDKGTDRIAVLCHGFLSQKNSTSNKALTRNLLDRGVATLRFDFFGHGESDGPFRVLTTTIGVDQALAALVLATRRGYRRLALVGSSFGGLVSILAAAEWAVGNSRLPTGMPPLSCLALKCPVVDFGEELRLELKETGMEEWRRTNSIPDLHGGPTRIPLDFAFYEDCLNRIAYEPARNIPTPTIIVQGDCDEYVPLHQSQRLHDALPGSKRLEMLPGADHQFTKSPDFQRMLSLITDWIVAH, encoded by the coding sequence ATGGAAGAAGCCTTCAGCTTCACAGACTCCTCCGGGCATCGAGTCTCGGCAATCCTGACCGCCCCGGACAAGGGCACCGACAGAATCGCCGTCCTGTGCCACGGCTTCCTGTCCCAGAAGAACAGCACGAGCAACAAGGCTCTCACACGCAACTTGCTCGATCGAGGCGTCGCGACCCTGCGGTTTGACTTTTTCGGGCATGGAGAAAGCGACGGCCCGTTCCGCGTGCTGACCACCACGATCGGCGTCGACCAGGCATTGGCGGCCCTGGTGCTCGCCACGCGACGGGGTTACCGACGGTTGGCGCTGGTGGGATCGAGTTTCGGCGGGCTCGTCTCGATCCTGGCTGCGGCCGAATGGGCCGTCGGAAACAGTCGCCTCCCGACCGGGATGCCGCCGCTCTCTTGTCTTGCACTAAAATGTCCGGTGGTGGATTTCGGCGAGGAACTCCGGTTGGAACTCAAAGAGACCGGCATGGAGGAATGGCGCCGCACGAATTCGATCCCCGACCTCCACGGCGGCCCCACGAGGATTCCGCTCGACTTTGCGTTTTACGAAGACTGCCTGAACCGAATCGCCTACGAACCGGCGAGAAATATTCCGACACCAACGATCATCGTGCAGGGCGATTGCGATGAATATGTGCCGCTCCACCAGAGCCAACGGCTCCACGACGCGCTGCCAGGCTCCAAGCGATTGGAGATGTTGCCTGGAGCCGATCATCAGTTCACTAAATCGCCAGATTTCCAGCGCATGCTCAGCCTGATTACGGATTGGATCGTCGCGCATTAA
- a CDS encoding fibronectin type III domain-containing protein has product MQFRKSLLAIVAAGCCASLAIQTIPQAMAATAASVSPIQVTPPAGLSLTARSGQTATGTLSLRKDGTDQHTYFISTNQNWIWMNPPYGSTQTIASETDQIVVTAQTAGLPVGTHTGVVYIVQNAPDNSTNMQRIPVTLTVTAGTTTATPPPPPTPTAVTPPPPATPPSPPPAPTTVAASPIQVTPGGLTLSAQSGQTAVGTLSLKKTGTDARSYYISTNQPWIWMNPPYGSTQTITTETDQLVVTAQAAGLAAGTYSGVVYLAESGINGYSNMIRVPVSLTVTGSATAATPPPPPPPPSTVTAPPPPPVLSSVASTPPPPPPTPVSTTASATVSWTANTESDLAGYRVYVGTSSGNYTFRGPFEVTSGTSLTIPNLPLGTTYFFAVSAYDRSGNESVKSVEYSKSLF; this is encoded by the coding sequence ATGCAATTCAGAAAAAGTCTGTTGGCGATTGTTGCTGCCGGTTGCTGCGCGAGTCTCGCAATTCAGACCATCCCGCAAGCGATGGCCGCCACCGCCGCCTCTGTGTCGCCGATTCAGGTGACGCCTCCAGCTGGACTATCCTTGACCGCCCGAAGCGGACAGACCGCCACCGGCACCCTCAGTCTTCGCAAAGACGGCACCGACCAGCACACCTATTTCATCAGCACGAATCAAAATTGGATCTGGATGAATCCGCCCTATGGGAGCACCCAGACGATCGCCTCGGAAACGGACCAAATTGTCGTGACTGCTCAAACTGCTGGGTTGCCGGTCGGCACCCACACAGGCGTGGTGTACATCGTCCAAAATGCACCGGACAACTCGACGAATATGCAGCGGATTCCCGTGACCCTGACGGTGACCGCCGGCACCACGACCGCGACACCCCCGCCGCCGCCAACCCCTACGGCAGTCACTCCTCCGCCTCCTGCGACGCCGCCGAGCCCGCCGCCGGCCCCGACGACCGTCGCAGCCTCGCCGATCCAGGTCACGCCCGGCGGGCTCACCCTGTCGGCCCAGAGCGGGCAGACCGCCGTCGGCACCTTGAGTCTCAAGAAGACCGGCACCGATGCCCGCTCCTACTACATCAGCACGAACCAGCCCTGGATCTGGATGAATCCGCCCTACGGCAGCACCCAGACCATTACGACCGAAACGGACCAACTGGTGGTCACGGCCCAAGCAGCCGGGCTCGCCGCCGGCACCTATAGCGGCGTCGTCTACCTGGCCGAGTCAGGCATCAACGGCTATAGCAACATGATCAGGGTGCCGGTCTCGCTTACCGTGACCGGCAGCGCCACGGCGGCCACTCCGCCGCCGCCCCCGCCGCCGCCCAGTACGGTGACTGCGCCGCCGCCTCCGCCTGTCTTGAGTTCGGTGGCAAGTACGCCGCCTCCGCCCCCACCGACGCCTGTCTCGACGACCGCGAGCGCCACGGTGTCATGGACGGCGAATACAGAATCAGATTTGGCCGGATATCGCGTCTACGTCGGGACATCGTCGGGAAACTATACGTTCAGAGGTCCATTTGAAGTCACCAGCGGGACCAGTCTGACGATTCCCAACCTGCCCCTCGGAACGACCTATTTCTTCGCCGTGTCCGCGTATGATCGTTCCGGTAACGAAAGCGTCAAGTCGGTCGAATACAGCAAGAGCCTGTTCTAG
- a CDS encoding fibronectin type III domain-containing protein produces the protein MKYRGRFTSLFLVILGAALFPMPIPTQADTTIPHGHSLIVRPKPPATQEEQASPAQAGDRKDKSQPKLSLSTPPASTNKLTALPRTGKPIRLLSMGSRIPNTGAPPSQDREIKMMTDTSTETDTPSARGRGAARSIVRRGDEANQFSLPVAPSPPIVLVPMHMPASAPPAASSPSTQPPMPTTGAAILSWAATADGNPAGYRVYVGTTPGQYGYAGPFDVTGGTSFTLSDLPLGHTYYFAVSAFDQWGNESPKSDEVSKNIY, from the coding sequence ATGAAATACAGGGGCCGTTTCACGTCCTTGTTTCTTGTCATCCTCGGCGCCGCACTGTTCCCGATGCCGATCCCTACGCAAGCCGACACCACCATTCCTCACGGCCACAGCCTGATCGTTCGGCCCAAACCACCCGCCACGCAGGAGGAACAGGCCTCACCGGCACAGGCTGGCGACCGCAAAGACAAGAGCCAGCCAAAACTCTCGTTGTCCACCCCTCCCGCCTCGACGAATAAACTTACGGCCCTTCCTCGGACAGGAAAACCGATTCGCCTCTTGTCGATGGGATCACGGATACCCAACACCGGTGCCCCTCCGTCCCAGGACCGTGAGATAAAGATGATGACGGACACGTCGACGGAAACCGATACGCCATCGGCGCGTGGCCGCGGCGCCGCCAGAAGTATTGTGCGCCGTGGGGATGAGGCGAACCAATTCTCGTTGCCCGTCGCTCCGAGTCCCCCGATTGTCCTGGTTCCTATGCACATGCCGGCTTCCGCTCCACCCGCGGCGAGTTCCCCAAGCACCCAGCCCCCGATGCCGACGACCGGCGCGGCGATACTCTCCTGGGCTGCTACCGCCGATGGCAATCCGGCCGGATACAGAGTCTATGTCGGAACGACCCCTGGTCAGTATGGTTATGCGGGGCCGTTCGACGTCACCGGAGGGACGAGCTTCACGTTGAGCGATCTGCCGCTCGGCCACACCTATTACTTCGCCGTCTCAGCCTTTGACCAATGGGGAAACGAAAGCCCGAAGTCGGACGAAGTCAGCAAGAATATTTATTGA
- a CDS encoding formylglycine-generating enzyme family protein, translating to MSPDAVSVLETPMAVIPEGEFLMGADGTEALEDEKPQHRVWLDRFEIDLHEVTTRQYAAFLSQEKRITPWLWESVDLAVHHDRPVIGVSWGDAEAYCRWRGRRLPTEAEWEKAARGTDGRLYPWGNSAPTQAQANFALGARFSYSQALMPVRSYETGVSPYGLFQMAGNVWEWVADWYEAGYYERSPVRNPPGPEAGSFKVLRGGAWSDLPKYLLTYGRFKLSPDTQNSYTGFRCAKNTASNTLP from the coding sequence GTGAGTCCTGATGCTGTCTCAGTCCTCGAGACGCCGATGGCGGTGATTCCCGAAGGCGAGTTTCTCATGGGGGCCGACGGCACCGAGGCGTTGGAAGATGAGAAGCCGCAGCATCGCGTCTGGCTTGACCGATTCGAAATCGATCTTCACGAAGTGACGACCCGGCAATATGCGGCGTTCTTGTCGCAGGAGAAGCGGATCACGCCTTGGTTGTGGGAGTCGGTAGATCTTGCTGTTCACCATGACCGTCCGGTGATCGGTGTGAGCTGGGGCGATGCCGAGGCCTATTGCCGTTGGCGGGGGCGGCGGTTGCCGACGGAAGCGGAATGGGAGAAGGCTGCGCGCGGCACTGACGGGCGGCTGTATCCCTGGGGCAATTCAGCGCCTACCCAGGCTCAGGCGAACTTCGCACTGGGGGCGCGGTTCAGCTATAGCCAAGCACTGATGCCGGTTCGATCCTATGAAACCGGGGTCAGTCCCTATGGGCTGTTTCAGATGGCCGGGAATGTCTGGGAGTGGGTTGCGGATTGGTATGAAGCGGGGTACTACGAGCGGAGCCCCGTGAGAAATCCGCCGGGGCCCGAGGCTGGATCATTCAAAGTGCTTCGCGGTGGGGCCTGGTCGGACCTGCCCAAGTATCTGCTCACCTATGGCCGGTTCAAGCTGTCGCCGGATACTCAAAACAGCTACACGGGATTTCGCTGCGCCAAGAACACCGCTTCCAACACTCTACCGTGA
- a CDS encoding class I SAM-dependent methyltransferase, whose amino-acid sequence MDRILELELMDDAAQALAYARADFSSENQGFVDRFCEYFPEWTEGHVIDLGCGPADIPLRFLRRYPKARMTAIDASRPMIELAQQAVKEVSAAGAITLCCERFQAWQPAEGADAILSNSLLHHLPNPLQFWGRLRQWAKPGACILVMDLLRPDSPEAAQALVEQYAADEAPILKRDFYNSLLAAFTEDEVAAQLAQMNLSRLLIDVPDDRHWVVGGMIP is encoded by the coding sequence ATGGATCGCATACTTGAACTGGAGTTGATGGACGATGCTGCGCAGGCGCTGGCCTATGCGCGGGCTGATTTTTCCTCTGAGAACCAAGGGTTTGTCGATCGATTTTGTGAGTACTTCCCGGAGTGGACCGAAGGACATGTGATCGATCTGGGTTGCGGCCCGGCGGACATTCCGCTCCGGTTTCTGCGCAGGTATCCGAAGGCTCGGATGACGGCGATCGATGCCAGCCGGCCGATGATCGAATTGGCGCAACAAGCGGTGAAAGAGGTGAGCGCGGCCGGGGCGATCACGCTCTGTTGCGAACGGTTTCAGGCCTGGCAGCCCGCCGAAGGCGCCGATGCGATTTTGTCAAACAGCCTGCTGCATCATCTCCCCAATCCGCTGCAGTTTTGGGGACGCCTCAGACAGTGGGCGAAGCCAGGCGCCTGTATTCTCGTGATGGATCTTCTGCGGCCGGATTCTCCCGAGGCGGCGCAAGCGCTTGTCGAACAGTATGCGGCCGACGAGGCGCCCATCTTGAAACGCGATTTCTACAACTCGCTCCTCGCGGCTTTCACGGAAGACGAAGTGGCTGCCCAGCTGGCGCAGATGAACCTGTCACGGTTGCTGATCGATGTGCCGGATGATCGGCATTGGGTGGTGGGCGGCATGATCCCGTGA
- a CDS encoding MOSC domain-containing protein, with product MPIAPYLHQISVSDGGVPKSSVPSVQVTTEGLVGDRQRNRKVHGGPDRAVCLYSLEVIESLQGEGHSIAPGASGENLTIAGLDWNQLRPGDRLDIGESLQLEITGYTTPCRFNAQWFIDGNYERISQKRHPGWSRAYARVLQAGHVKQGDAVRVNG from the coding sequence ATGCCTATTGCGCCATATCTCCATCAAATCAGTGTATCGGACGGCGGAGTGCCGAAGAGCTCGGTGCCGTCGGTCCAGGTCACGACCGAAGGGCTCGTCGGCGATCGGCAGCGGAATCGAAAGGTGCATGGAGGCCCCGATCGGGCAGTCTGTCTGTACTCCCTCGAGGTCATCGAATCATTGCAAGGAGAGGGGCACTCGATCGCGCCAGGGGCGTCCGGGGAGAACCTCACCATTGCAGGGTTGGATTGGAATCAGTTGAGACCTGGTGACAGGCTCGACATCGGCGAGAGCCTGCAGCTGGAGATCACCGGCTACACGACCCCTTGTCGGTTCAATGCCCAGTGGTTCATTGATGGAAATTACGAACGGATCTCCCAGAAGCGCCATCCCGGATGGAGCCGTGCCTATGCCCGTGTTCTGCAAGCAGGCCACGTGAAGCAGGGCGACGCGGTGAGGGTGAACGGATAA
- a CDS encoding 50S ribosomal protein L11 methyltransferase: protein MTSTTNDLDTSKWIQVDVTAAVDPAELLGLLSDPHVMGAWQEEDLLHLYWPAAKWGPDNLRSLQSALACFGCEPGPGAVRVNHLPDRDWNAEWARQVQPIRVGPFVIRPAWHSVELKPGEIEFILDPKQAFGTGHHATTQLLLEWLPELVGPTDFVLDIGTGSGILAMAALRVGAKRARGVDNDAVAIECAREYAQVNGFDERLSLEVLSAGEERAGEAFAPTLVLANVDRRTLLAVVEPLARYVAQGARLLLSGLLLDQRDEIQQAYAAHGAYLAHARERDGWLALELIAMEGCDGT from the coding sequence ATGACGTCAACCACGAACGATCTCGACACAAGCAAATGGATTCAGGTGGACGTGACGGCGGCCGTAGATCCGGCCGAGCTGTTGGGCCTGCTGAGCGATCCGCATGTGATGGGGGCATGGCAGGAAGAAGATCTGCTGCACCTCTATTGGCCTGCCGCCAAATGGGGACCGGATAACTTGAGGTCCTTGCAGTCCGCGCTGGCCTGTTTCGGTTGCGAGCCAGGCCCTGGTGCGGTGCGCGTCAATCATCTGCCCGATCGGGATTGGAATGCCGAATGGGCCAGACAGGTCCAACCGATCCGGGTCGGCCCCTTTGTGATCCGTCCCGCGTGGCACAGCGTGGAGTTGAAGCCCGGCGAGATCGAATTCATCCTCGATCCCAAGCAGGCCTTCGGTACCGGTCACCATGCGACGACGCAATTGTTGCTTGAATGGTTGCCCGAGCTGGTCGGCCCGACGGATTTCGTGCTGGATATCGGCACCGGTAGCGGAATTCTCGCGATGGCGGCGTTGCGAGTGGGGGCGAAACGGGCACGAGGGGTGGACAATGATGCCGTGGCGATCGAGTGCGCGCGGGAGTATGCCCAGGTCAACGGGTTCGACGAACGCCTAAGCCTGGAGGTGCTGTCTGCCGGTGAAGAACGGGCCGGCGAGGCATTCGCGCCGACGTTGGTATTGGCGAATGTGGATCGGAGGACGTTGCTGGCGGTGGTGGAGCCGCTGGCGCGGTATGTGGCGCAGGGCGCCAGGTTGCTGCTCTCGGGCCTTCTGCTGGACCAGCGTGACGAAATTCAACAAGCCTACGCGGCCCACGGTGCTTATCTGGCCCATGCCCGCGAACGAGACGGCTGGCTGGCGTTGGAATTGATCGCTATGGAAGGATGCGACGGAACTTAG
- a CDS encoding MFS transporter produces MDTQPPASLKTSPLRGLLIAQFCGAFNDNAWKLMVALLGIRQLAATIAPGPEFETASQTQTSLAFIIFTLPLAVVSLVAGLLADRVSKRTVIIGMKSVEVLLMTAGTASLWLNPAGGLLPLIVLAAMGIHSALFSPAKYGILAELVPHEKLAAGNGQLEMWTFLAILSGTAAPGILLSLVGDHVWLAPLLLAILSLVGLAAARTIPPVPPARTEGGLLNTWQGAWSALQADRMLRLAVSGAVFFWTIASLFAQNILVYAKAVLGVSDWQSGLPLMMLSIGIGIGAKLVGHLSQARVEYGLIPLGAVGVAVMLSSLGLFAPGFPSTLTLMVLLGTASAMIFVPLNALIQWRSPADRRGSVIAFENTCVFTGIMLGSLGAGSLAQAGLSTTGIFLATAAFTVLGTVWAVWLLPEALLRTLLVIFTNSVYRLKIVGHEHVPKNGGALLVPNHVSFIDGLLLIASVDRPIRFVVDAHYAQHPLMKPFMQVLGVIPITTHGGPRVVLRALRDAGSAIDKGEIVCIFPEGQITRTGTLLPFRRGFERIMKGKQAPIIPVHLDRVWGSIFSFNHGRFLWKRPERIPYPVTVSYGEPLPASTPAHELRHHIRTLGEAAWQLRRSGRRPLHRQFVRAMRRYPFRFAMADQNRPHVSAIQALIGAIAVARALAPHWRNQRHVGVLLPPTVAGALVNIAAALCGKTIVNLNYTVGKAGLEAAVRLAGLESVVTSRAFVEKAKLELPSSPTILWMEDIGKTIGSSQKLVAMLLALLAPNRLIERACGQERPTSTDDLATIIFSSGSTGDPKGVMLSHFSIDANAQGATQLLHLYQDERVLGILPFFHSFGYLVFWFVMFNNAGMVFHPSPLDVTAIGELVHRHRVTFLVTTPTFLQLYMRRCTPEQFSSLRVVLTGAEKLPLRLNQTFEDRFGIRPIEGYGVTECAPVIAVNSPDFRAAGFFQTASRRGTVGQPLPGIAVQIVDPETFKPLPPGTAGMLLVKGPNVMNGYLGREDLTAQVMRDGWYVTGDIASLDDDGFLSITDRLSRFSKIGGEMVPHGRVEEALQTAANADMQVFAVTGLPDEKKGERLAVLHTLDEAKLPEILEKVAASGLPNLFIPSRNHFVKVEALPVLGTGKLDLRALKRIATERLGAREA; encoded by the coding sequence ATCGACACGCAGCCTCCCGCTTCGCTCAAGACCTCTCCGCTCCGGGGCCTGCTGATTGCCCAGTTCTGCGGCGCGTTCAACGACAACGCCTGGAAGTTGATGGTGGCGCTGCTCGGCATCCGTCAACTCGCCGCCACGATCGCGCCCGGCCCCGAATTCGAAACGGCTTCGCAAACCCAGACCTCACTGGCCTTCATCATCTTCACGCTGCCCTTGGCGGTCGTCTCGCTGGTCGCGGGACTGCTTGCGGACCGGGTCAGCAAACGCACGGTCATCATCGGCATGAAGTCGGTCGAGGTGCTGCTGATGACGGCGGGAACCGCCTCCCTGTGGCTCAATCCGGCCGGCGGTCTCCTGCCCCTCATCGTGCTGGCGGCAATGGGCATCCACAGCGCGCTGTTCAGTCCGGCGAAGTACGGCATCCTGGCCGAATTGGTTCCACACGAAAAGCTGGCGGCCGGCAACGGACAGTTGGAGATGTGGACGTTCCTGGCCATTCTTTCGGGAACCGCCGCGCCGGGAATTCTGTTATCGCTGGTGGGGGATCACGTCTGGCTGGCACCGCTGCTGCTGGCGATCCTGTCGCTGGTCGGTTTGGCCGCGGCCCGCACCATTCCACCCGTTCCACCGGCCAGGACCGAGGGCGGTTTACTCAACACGTGGCAGGGCGCCTGGTCCGCCCTGCAGGCAGACCGTATGTTGCGGCTCGCCGTGAGCGGCGCGGTGTTCTTCTGGACCATCGCGAGCCTCTTCGCCCAAAACATCTTGGTCTATGCCAAGGCTGTGTTGGGTGTGTCCGATTGGCAATCCGGCCTGCCGCTCATGATGCTTTCGATCGGCATCGGCATCGGAGCCAAGCTGGTGGGACACCTCTCCCAAGCACGCGTAGAGTACGGCCTGATTCCCCTCGGCGCCGTCGGCGTGGCGGTGATGTTGTCGAGTCTGGGCTTGTTCGCACCGGGATTTCCCTCCACGCTGACCCTGATGGTTCTGCTCGGCACGGCCAGCGCGATGATCTTCGTGCCGTTGAACGCCTTGATCCAATGGCGCTCGCCCGCGGATCGCCGAGGTTCGGTCATCGCCTTCGAAAATACCTGCGTGTTCACCGGCATCATGCTGGGCTCGCTCGGCGCCGGCTCGCTCGCTCAGGCCGGCCTCTCCACCACCGGAATCTTTCTCGCAACCGCAGCCTTCACGGTCCTCGGCACAGTCTGGGCAGTGTGGCTGCTTCCCGAAGCCCTGCTCCGCACCCTGCTGGTGATCTTCACGAACTCCGTCTACCGCCTCAAGATCGTCGGCCACGAGCATGTTCCCAAAAACGGCGGTGCTTTGCTGGTCCCCAACCATGTGTCCTTCATCGACGGCCTGTTGCTAATCGCGAGCGTCGACCGTCCGATCCGCTTTGTCGTCGATGCACACTACGCCCAACATCCGCTGATGAAACCCTTCATGCAGGTGCTGGGGGTCATTCCCATCACAACGCACGGCGGACCGAGGGTGGTGCTGCGCGCATTGCGGGACGCCGGCTCCGCCATCGACAAGGGCGAGATCGTCTGCATCTTCCCCGAGGGCCAGATCACACGGACCGGCACGTTGTTGCCGTTTCGCCGCGGGTTCGAGCGGATCATGAAAGGCAAGCAGGCACCGATCATCCCCGTGCACCTCGATCGCGTCTGGGGCAGTATCTTCAGCTTCAACCATGGCCGCTTTCTCTGGAAACGGCCTGAGCGGATTCCCTACCCGGTGACGGTGTCCTACGGCGAGCCCCTGCCCGCGTCCACCCCCGCGCACGAGCTGCGCCACCACATTCGTACGTTGGGCGAAGCGGCCTGGCAACTCCGGCGTTCCGGCCGCCGCCCGCTCCACCGGCAGTTTGTGCGTGCGATGAGACGCTACCCGTTCCGCTTTGCGATGGCGGATCAGAACCGGCCGCACGTGTCGGCCATTCAGGCCTTGATCGGCGCCATCGCCGTGGCCCGTGCGTTGGCCCCCCACTGGCGGAATCAGCGCCACGTCGGAGTCCTGCTGCCGCCGACGGTCGCCGGCGCATTGGTGAACATCGCCGCAGCGCTCTGCGGGAAGACGATCGTCAACTTGAACTACACCGTCGGAAAGGCCGGCCTGGAAGCCGCCGTCCGGCTGGCCGGACTGGAATCCGTCGTGACCAGCCGCGCATTCGTTGAAAAGGCCAAGCTCGAGCTGCCGTCGAGCCCCACAATCCTCTGGATGGAAGACATCGGCAAAACCATCGGCTCATCGCAGAAACTCGTGGCGATGCTGTTGGCCCTGCTGGCTCCAAACCGGCTCATCGAACGCGCCTGCGGCCAAGAGCGGCCCACGAGCACGGACGACCTGGCCACGATCATCTTCAGCAGCGGAAGCACCGGAGACCCCAAGGGCGTCATGCTCTCGCACTTCAGCATCGATGCCAACGCACAGGGGGCCACGCAACTGCTGCATCTCTACCAAGACGAACGGGTGCTCGGCATTCTGCCCTTCTTCCACTCGTTCGGCTATCTCGTGTTCTGGTTCGTCATGTTCAACAACGCCGGCATGGTGTTTCATCCATCTCCGCTCGACGTCACGGCCATCGGAGAGCTGGTCCATCGCCACCGCGTGACCTTCCTCGTCACCACACCGACCTTCTTGCAGCTCTACATGCGGCGTTGCACCCCCGAGCAGTTCAGTTCGCTCCGCGTGGTGCTGACCGGTGCCGAGAAACTGCCGCTGCGGCTGAATCAAACCTTCGAAGACCGCTTCGGCATCAGGCCCATCGAAGGCTACGGCGTCACCGAATGTGCACCGGTCATCGCCGTGAACAGCCCGGACTTTCGGGCGGCAGGATTCTTCCAAACCGCCTCACGCCGCGGCACCGTCGGACAGCCGCTGCCGGGGATTGCCGTGCAAATCGTGGATCCCGAGACATTCAAGCCGCTCCCGCCCGGTACAGCCGGTATGCTCTTGGTAAAGGGCCCCAACGTCATGAACGGCTATCTGGGGCGCGAAGACCTCACCGCGCAGGTCATGCGGGACGGGTGGTACGTCACCGGCGACATCGCCTCCCTCGACGACGATGGATTCTTGTCGATCACGGATCGGCTGTCGCGCTTCTCCAAAATCGGAGGAGAGATGGTCCCGCACGGGCGTGTCGAGGAGGCCTTGCAAACCGCCGCGAACGCCGACATGCAGGTCTTTGCCGTCACCGGCCTGCCGGACGAGAAGAAGGGGGAGAGACTCGCGGTACTCCACACGCTCGATGAAGCCAAGCTGCCCGAGATTCTCGAAAAAGTCGCCGCATCCGGCTTGCCGAATCTGTTCATTCCGTCACGGAACCATTTCGTGAAGGTCGAGGCGCTGCCCGTCCTGGGGACCGGCAAACTGGACCTACGCGCGCTCAAGCGCATCGCGACGGAACGATTGGGAGCGCGTGAAGCGTGA